The following are encoded together in the Arcobacter aquimarinus genome:
- a CDS encoding Na+/H+ antiporter subunit E translates to MKNKNSFLPHPILSIILVIIWLLLNNTVAPGHIVLGIFLAILIPWFTSSFWQQKVCIGSPLTFFKFSIIVIYDIVVANLTVAKQVIGSNDNLNPKFFNLPLDIKHPLGISTLASTISLTPGTVSCDLSEDKTYLIIHGLVVDDVEATIQEIKQRYEVPLMEVFKPC, encoded by the coding sequence AAGTATTATTCTAGTTATTATTTGGTTATTGTTAAATAATACAGTAGCACCAGGACATATTGTTTTAGGAATATTTTTAGCTATATTAATACCTTGGTTTACTTCTAGTTTTTGGCAACAAAAAGTTTGTATTGGAAGTCCTTTAACATTTTTTAAATTCTCAATTATTGTAATTTATGATATTGTAGTTGCAAACTTAACTGTTGCAAAACAAGTTATTGGTTCAAATGATAATTTAAATCCAAAATTCTTCAATCTTCCTTTAGATATTAAACATCCTTTAGGTATTAGTACACTAGCAAGTACTATATCTTTAACACCAGGAACTGTTAGTTGTGATTTAAGTGAAGATAAAACGTACCTAATTATTCATGGTTTAGTTGTAGATGATGTAGAAGCAACTATCCAAGAGATTAAACAAAGATATGAAGTACCATTAATGGAGGTATTTAAACCATGCTAG
- a CDS encoding K+/H+ antiporter subunit F, protein MLEFVLPVAFTMVAIAMILNIYRLIIGPSVADRILSLDTLYINSIALLIILSLYLGNTLYFEAALLIAVMGFVGTVALSKYLLRGDIME, encoded by the coding sequence ATGCTAGAATTTGTATTACCAGTAGCTTTTACTATGGTTGCTATTGCAATGATTTTAAATATTTATAGATTAATCATTGGTCCAAGCGTTGCAGATAGAATATTATCTCTTGACACACTTTACATAAACTCTATAGCTTTATTGATAATTCTAAGTTTATATCTTGGAAATACTCTTTATTTTGAAGCAGCTTTATTGATTGCAGTTATGGGATTTGTTGGAACTGTTGCCCTTAGTAAATATTTACTTCGTGGCGATATTATGGAATAA
- a CDS encoding Na+/H+ antiporter subunit G produces the protein MFEIIISILVLIGAVFTLIGSIGLVKLPDFFTRLHAPTKATTLGVGAILLASTLYFTFKTGDLSLHEVLITLFLFITAPVSAHLMAKSAIHIKNNEDKKNK, from the coding sequence ATGTTTGAAATAATTATCTCAATACTTGTATTAATAGGGGCTGTTTTTACTCTTATTGGTTCTATTGGACTTGTAAAATTACCCGATTTTTTTACAAGGCTTCATGCACCAACAAAAGCTACTACTCTTGGTGTTGGAGCTATTTTATTAGCTTCAACTCTATATTTTACTTTTAAAACAGGAGATTTAAGTCTTCACGAAGTTCTAATTACCCTATTTTTATTTATAACAGCACCTGTAAGTGCTCACTTAATGGCTAAGTCAGCTATTCATATAAAAAATAATGAAGATAAAAAAAATAAATAA
- a CDS encoding SDR family NAD(P)-dependent oxidoreductase has translation MSKRVLITGGNKGIGLAVSRAMLEFGYEIIIVARDFSDCPIVGVANVTAIEYDLSNIDGLHELAKVVGDIDILINNAGYMQPKYSYDDYPKEAREHIMNVDLYTPVELMNIFSKHMKKQKYGRIVNTASIAGQIGHPDIWYGIAKAGLINATKIYGKLLGAHGITVNCVAPSPTETDMQKDNSEERKAEFKKTVATGRFATAEEVAKAIVWLATDCPEYINGICLDINNCSYPR, from the coding sequence ATGTCTAAAAGAGTATTAATAACAGGTGGAAATAAAGGAATAGGATTAGCAGTATCAAGAGCTATGTTAGAATTTGGTTATGAAATAATAATTGTTGCAAGAGATTTTAGTGATTGTCCAATAGTAGGAGTTGCTAATGTTACAGCTATTGAGTACGATTTATCAAATATTGATGGATTACATGAGTTAGCAAAAGTTGTGGGCGATATTGATATTTTAATAAATAATGCTGGATATATGCAACCAAAATATAGTTATGATGATTATCCCAAAGAAGCACGGGAGCATATTATGAATGTAGATTTATATACTCCGGTTGAATTAATGAATATTTTTTCAAAACATATGAAAAAACAAAAATATGGAAGAATAGTAAATACAGCTTCAATTGCAGGTCAAATAGGTCATCCAGATATTTGGTATGGAATTGCAAAAGCAGGACTTATAAATGCTACAAAAATATATGGGAAACTTTTAGGCGCTCATGGAATAACTGTAAATTGTGTTGCTCCAAGTCCAACTGAAACGGATATGCAAAAAGATAACTCAGAAGAGAGAAAAGCAGAGTTTAAAAAAACAGTTGCAACAGGAAGATTTGCAACAGCAGAAGAAGTTGCGAAAGCTATTGTATGGTTAGCAACAGATTGTCCAGAATATATAAATGGAATTTGTTTAGATATTAATAATTGTTCATATCCAAGATAA
- a CDS encoding sensor histidine kinase produces MIYKNENQLINIIKFTPPVFIITISIVITFFLYLDKQNELEKEKFFIKNEFIKNNKETAKQEVENLYNFISNYQEKTEEKLKENIKNRVYEAHSIATRIYNENKNLKSKDEIKKMIKDALVDIRFNNGSGYFFIYSFDYECILLPINRKLEGTSFYNFKEGKGKYLTRNIITQLKNEKEGFLSWWFNKPDDLENQYKKIGFNMLFEPYNWFIGTGEYFVDFEEIIKKEVLDYISKLNKDKNNYFFIIDYNKNTLLHLIPDLVNKPAIDVTNIENQKIFDEMIEIAKQGEGFLTYNHKPINSDSFSTKTSYIKGINNWQWAIGKGFYQDDVNTIINNNTLILNDKFHKKVINLISIALILTSLLLIISIYVSKILEKKFINYKKEINKYIEENSKQQHILSQQSKMAAMGEMIGNIAHQWRQPLSVITTVASGMKLQKEFNTLDDKTFNESIDNITNSAQYLSKTIDDFRNFFRTDKNESIFSINECLYKVIKLTDAQFKNNEIIFIKNLKDFNILGLENEFIQALINILNNAKDALLEKDGLRIIIISTYEENHKAFIKIEDNAGGIDEKIIDKIFEPYFTTKHQSKGTGIGLYMTQKIITKHMNGTIEIKNSEITYQEITYKGTKVSIELPINL; encoded by the coding sequence ATGATTTATAAAAATGAAAATCAACTTATAAATATTATTAAATTTACTCCCCCTGTTTTTATAATTACTATTTCTATAGTTATTACATTTTTTTTATATTTAGATAAACAAAATGAACTAGAAAAAGAGAAATTTTTTATTAAAAATGAATTTATAAAAAACAATAAAGAAACAGCTAAACAAGAAGTAGAGAATCTGTATAATTTTATTTCCAATTATCAAGAAAAAACAGAAGAAAAACTCAAAGAAAATATTAAAAATAGAGTATATGAAGCACATAGCATAGCAACTAGAATTTACAATGAGAATAAAAACTTAAAATCAAAAGATGAAATAAAAAAGATGATAAAAGATGCTTTAGTTGATATTAGATTCAACAATGGCAGTGGTTACTTTTTTATATATTCTTTTGATTATGAGTGTATTTTACTTCCAATTAATAGAAAATTAGAGGGCACAAGCTTTTATAATTTTAAAGAAGGGAAAGGAAAATATCTTACAAGAAATATTATTACACAATTAAAAAATGAAAAAGAAGGATTTTTATCTTGGTGGTTTAACAAACCTGATGATTTAGAAAATCAATATAAAAAAATAGGTTTTAATATGCTTTTTGAACCATATAATTGGTTTATTGGAACAGGTGAATATTTTGTTGACTTTGAAGAAATTATAAAAAAAGAGGTTTTAGACTACATTTCTAAACTAAATAAAGATAAAAACAACTATTTTTTTATTATTGATTACAACAAAAATACACTTTTACATTTAATTCCTGATTTAGTAAATAAACCTGCTATTGATGTAACAAATATTGAAAATCAGAAAATATTTGATGAAATGATTGAAATAGCAAAACAAGGAGAAGGATTTTTAACGTACAATCATAAGCCAATAAATAGTGATTCTTTTTCAACAAAAACAAGTTATATAAAAGGAATAAATAATTGGCAATGGGCCATTGGAAAAGGTTTTTATCAAGATGATGTAAATACTATTATTAATAATAACACCTTAATTTTAAATGATAAATTCCATAAAAAGGTAATAAATCTAATCTCTATAGCTTTAATATTAACTTCTTTATTACTAATTATTTCAATTTATGTTTCTAAAATTTTAGAAAAAAAATTTATTAATTATAAAAAAGAGATAAACAAATACATAGAAGAAAATAGTAAACAACAACATATACTTTCTCAACAATCAAAAATGGCTGCAATGGGTGAAATGATTGGAAATATTGCTCATCAATGGAGACAACCCCTTTCAGTTATAACAACTGTTGCAAGTGGTATGAAATTACAAAAAGAGTTTAATACTCTTGATGATAAAACATTTAATGAATCTATTGATAACATAACTAACTCTGCTCAATATTTATCAAAAACTATTGATGATTTTAGAAACTTTTTTAGAACTGATAAAAATGAATCTATTTTTAGTATAAACGAATGTTTATATAAAGTAATAAAACTAACAGATGCACAATTTAAAAATAATGAAATTATTTTTATAAAAAATTTAAAAGATTTCAATATTCTTGGTTTAGAAAATGAATTTATTCAAGCTTTAATAAATATTTTAAACAACGCAAAAGATGCTCTTTTAGAAAAAGATGGTCTTAGAATTATTATTATTAGTACTTATGAAGAAAACCATAAAGCCTTTATAAAAATAGAAGATAATGCAGGTGGAATTGATGAAAAAATAATAGACAAGATTTTTGAGCCTTATTTTACAACAAAACATCAATCAAAAGGTACGGGAATTGGACTTTATATGACTCAAAAAATCATAACTAAACATATGAATGGAACTATAGAAATTAAAAATAGTGAAATAACTTATCAAGAAATTACATATAAAGGAACAAAAGTTTCTATTGAACTTCCAATTAATTTATAA